The window GTTCGGGGATCGGGTGCTGACTGGTGCATACGCGGGTTCCTCGCTCACGGGGCGCTCGGGACGTGCGGCCGGGGACGCGCCTGACTGCCGGGCGTCCACCGGGACGCGGAGTGCGCCGGCCCACGCCGCGTCCCCGTGAAAACGAGCCGCAAGCCCGGCTGGTCACCACCCCGCCGCGAAGCGGCGCCGGGATCGAACACGGCGGCGCACCGGCCGGGCGTGTCGGCGTGCGCCGGAGGGCGGAGGGGAGAGCGCGCGTACGCACCGGCGCTCCCGAGGGAGGAAGTGGGCAATTGTGACGGAATCGCCCGGGCTTCCTTCCGCAGCCGTGAGTGGCCCCCACGCACATCACTCCATTGGCGGCACAACCCCTGGGGGCGCCACGCGTTGACACAGCGCCGGGCATCCGCCCGAATGTTGTGTCGATCCCAAGGAGCTCCTCTCCATGTCGCGTATCGCGAAGGGCCTGGTCCTGACCTCCGCCGCCGTCGCGGCCGTCGCCGGTGGTGCCGGTGTGGCCGCCGCCGACTCCGGTGCCCACGGCGCTGCCGCCAACTCGCCGGGCGTGCTGTCGGGCAACGCCGTTCAGGTTCCGGTCCACGTGCCGATCAACGTCTGCGGCAACACCGTCGACGTCATCGCTCTGCTGAACCCGGCGTTCGGCAACGCCTGCTACAGCGACTGACGTCGGGGCGCCCCCCTTCGGCCGGCCGGTCACCCCGCGATCTCCTCGCGGGGCGGCCGGCCGGTTTTGCGCTCCCCCGGATGGGTCACGCGACGCGTTCGCGCGGTTGCAGCGAGTCGTCGGTGCACGGACGGTGGGCTCAGGTCCCCCAGTTCACCGGAAGGAACACTCATGCGTGGTCTGCCGCCCCGGCGTCTCGCGTCCACTGTCCTCTGCGCCGCCGTCCTGGTCGGCATCACCGGCCCTGCCGTCGTCGCCGCCGACTCGTCCCAGGAACACGCGCGAGCCGCCTCGCCCGCGTTCGCCCCCGCAGCCGAGAAGCTGCTGGCCCAGGTCAGAGCCCTGGACCACACCGGTACCGTCCCCAGGCCGGTGCTCGACCTGCTCGAACAGTCGTTGGAGAAGGGCAAGCTGCCCGCCGCCGAGGCCCGGAGACTGGGTGACGCGGCGAAGAAGGCCCTCGCCGAGGCCGCGGCGCGCCCGGCGTCCGCGGTCGCCCCGTCGGCGACGGCCACGGCCGCCGCCCCCACCGCGACGCCGACGGCACCGGCGGCCTCCACCCCGGCATCCACCGCGCCGACGACCTCCGCCGCGCCGACGACTCCCGCCAAGCCCGCGGCCGCCACTCCGGCGGCTTCGACGCCTGCTGCTTCGACTCCGGCGGCGGCCAAGCCCGCTGCGTCGACCCCGGCTGTCGTCAAGCCCGCGGCCTCCACCCCCGCCGCGTCCTCCTCCGCGTCCGCCTCTCCGAGCCAGTCCGTGGCGCCGGACGTGGCGGCCAGCCCCTCGCAGTCGGTGGCCGCGAAGAACCGTGACGACGCCAAGCCGGCGGCCCGCGACGCCGTGGACGACCTGCTCGCCGCACTGGACAAGGCGATCGACAACCTGGTCGACGCCATCACCGCCCACCTCGACCAGGTGCTCTCCTCGGCCGACGGTCTGGTCGACGGCCTCCTCGACCTGATCGACTCGGTCCTCGGCGGCGTCCCCTCCACCCTGCCGTCACCGGTCTCCGTCGCCGCCGCGGCGGTGCCGGACGCGGCCGTGCCGTCGCTGCCCCCGGCCGACGCCGTACCGTCGCTGCCCGCCCTGCCGTCGACGAGCACGTCCGCGGCCCCGGAACTGCCGGCCGGCTGACGCCGTTCCCCCCCCGCGTCCCAGCCGTCACGCCCCCGGGTGTGACGGCTGGGACGCCGAGGTGAAGCCGGGTGAGGGCTCCTCGGGGATCTCATATGTCTTGTGACCCGAGGGTTTCCCGCCCGCTCGCGACTCGTTAGGCAGGGCGCCGGACATTCCCCGGGGTGACGTGAGTCGCCGAAGAAAGGAGCACGATGAAGTCCCTGAAGGCCGCCGTCGTCGTCGCCGGTTCCGTGGCCCTCGCCGGCGCCGCCGCGCCCGCGTTCGCGTCCACCGCCCACGACCTGCCGCCCATGAGCCTGAACGGCGGGCTGGCCTCGATCGCCGAGCACCCGCCCACGGTCCAGGACCTGATGCCGCTCCAGCACCAGTCGGACGCGCTCGACACCGAGAACAAGGACTCCGTGCTGAGCACCGTCAAGGACGCCACGACCACGCTCAACAAGCCGGGCCTGCTCGGCGGTCTTCCCCTGCGCTGACCTCCTCACCCCGCACAACTGGGCCGGTACCGCAGCCGCGGAACCGGCCCGCGCCGTGTCCGGGACGGCTTCCCTCGTTCGTGTGGAGCGCTCCGGGCCACTGCTCCGGACGGGTGAGAAGCCGTCAGGTCGCCCCACGGCCCGTCGGTATGGTCGCGCGGTGACCTCAGCGACAAGTGAAACCCGTCCCTTCCGCGCCGCCGACCTCGGCACGCTCGTCCTGCTCGCCTGGATGGCCAGGAACGAGGAGGGGGACGGCAGGACACCCTGTCTCCTCGCCTGCTCCCTGGGCGACGGCCCCGACGGCCCCGAGGCCGCGTCCGCCGCCGTGGAGCGGCTCCTCGGCGACGTCGGACTGTCCATCGGCGGCGAGCCCGTCGACGGCACCACCCGGCCGGGCCTCAAGGTCAGCATGCTCGTCGTGGCCGGGCAGATCGTCCTGCAGCTGCCGAACGTCAGCAGCCAGGTCACCCCGCCCGCCGAGTGGGTGCAGGCGGTCGAGAAGCTCGGTTACACCTACTTCATGTTCACCACGCGGATCTGCCCCTCCACCGGCCCCCGCCGGCCGGTCCAAGGACAGGAGCTGGCCGTGTTCGCCGGCTCCCCGGAGACCACCGACGCCGCCGCCCACGTCTTCCTGCCCGCCCGCGGCCTGCGCACCTGATGCAACGCCACGCGGGCGGCGGCCGTGCCTTCGCCCTGCTGGTCGTGCTCACGGGGGCGGCGGGTCTGCTCGCCTCCTGGGTCATCACCCTCGACGAGTTCGAGCTGCTGAAGAACCCCGCCTTCGTGCCCGGGTGCAGCCTGAACCCGGTGGTGTCCTGCGGCAGCGTGATGAAGAGCGACCAGGCCTCGGTGTTCGGCTTCCCGAACCCCATGCTGGGCCTGGTGGCCTACGGGATCGTCGTCTGCGTCGGCGTGAGTCTGCTCGCCGGGGCCCGCTTCCCCCGCTGGTACTGGCTGGTCTTCGAGGCCGGCTGCCTGTTCGGGATCGGCTTCGTCACCTGGCTCCAGTTCGAGTCGCTGTACCGGATCGACGCGCTGTGCCTGTGGTGCTGCCTGGCCTGGATCGCGACGATCCTGCTCTTCTGGTACGTGACGTCCCTCTGCGTGCGCCACGGCTTCCTGCCCGCTCCGGCCTGGCTGAGGACGTTCTTCGCCGAGTTCACCTGGGTGCTTCCGGTGCTGCACATCGGGGTGATCGGCATGCTCGTGCTGACGCGCTGGTGGGACTTCTGGACGAGCTGACTATTACGGCACCCGGGGGAATTGTGCACTGGCGGCGTTTTCGGCTCGTTACGCGGTACGGACGCCGAACCCCCCCCGCATCCTGAAAGGGACCGTACCTGACATGAAGTCGACCACCCGAGGAACCCTTGCCGCCGTCGTCACGGGCATCGCTGCCACCGTGGGAGCCGCCGGTCCCGCGGCGGCGTCGGGCGCGGTCCCCGTCCCCGTGCCTCTGGGCGGCGTCTCCACGGCCCTCGACATGGAGCTGCCCCACCTCGGCGCACAGGTGCCGCTGGTGAAGCCTGGCGCCCCGGAAGGACCCCGGTACGTCAGGGGCCGGCTGCTCCCGGAGCGGACGCTGCCCCAGCTGCCCGTCAGCAGCGGCCTGCCCGGGGCGGACGCCAGGTCCCCGCTGCCCCATGTCCTCGGTGACGGCGGCTTCGACCACGTCGGCCTCGACGCGCCCGCCTCCGACCTGCGCGCGCTCGCCCCCGGCCTGTCCGTGGACGCGCCCGTGACGAGCCCCGACGCGGGGAACTTCGGCCTTCCGCGGCCCAAGCTGCCCCAGGTCGGCATCCTCACCCCGGCCCTCCAGAACGTCTCCGACGCGAACCTCGAGTCGGGGCCGGGTCTGTAGGGCGCGCGGGGCCCATGGCCCGGCGGGCCTGCCGCAGGCCCCTGCCCCGGTCCGCCGATCCGCGTCCGGCACGGGCGCACCGACGGCGCCCCGGCCGCCGCATCGGCCGGGGCGCCGTCCGGGATCCGGGGCCTCTCGGAGGGTGCCTCCTCCCCCCCGTGTCACCGCCGCATCGCCAGCCCCGCCGATCGTTCCGTGGGCCGTCCCATCGACCGTTCCGTGCGCGTCTCGTCTGCCGTTGCGCGGGCCGTTCCGTCGGTCGTCCCCTCGGGGCCCGCCGCTCGCCGTATCGCCCGTACTGCCGTGCGGCATTCGCCCGTTAGCCGTCGTCGTACCACCGGATGGCCCTCCGACGGTGACTCAGCGCGGCCTTCAGCGGTTACCACTCCGGACAAGATCTGTAATCCGGACGAGGAGTGCGCGATGGTCATCGGTGCCGGTGGCGTGGCTGTGGGCGCGGAACAACAGCAGGTGTCAGGGGGAGCGGGCAGACCGTCGCGGAGGGAGGTGACGCGGGGCCTGATCGCCTCGGCCGCGGCGCTTGCGCTGGCACCGGTCGTCGCCGCCTCCCGGCCCGTGCCCGTGAACGAGGAACCCGACGGCGACTCCTTCGACGAGACCTACCGGGGCCGCCTCATCCAGGGCTTCCTCGTGCCGACCGGGGGACGCAAGGCCACCGACGTCGAATGGCAGATCACCATCGACGGCCGCCCGCTGCACCTGATGCGCCGCGCCGACGGCAGCTGGCTGAGCATGGTCGACCACTACACGTCGTACGCGACGCCACTGGAGGCGACGCGCGCGGCCGTGGACCAGATCGGCCCCCGCCAGCGGCTGCGCGACCTGGCACCCGGACCGGTCGGCGGGGAGCACCCCGGCGGTCACCTGCACATGGCGATGGGGGGTCGGCATGGCGTACGTGCGTAAGAACGTCCGCAATCTCACCGCGACGGAGCGGCGGCGGTTCGTCGACGCGCTGCTGGCCCTGAAACGGCGCGGCGAGTACGACGACTTCGTGCGCATGCACATCCATTACTACACCGCCGACGGCGAGGACGGTCTGCGTACCGCCCACATGGCCCCGTCCTTCCTGCCCTGGCACCGCAGGTTCGTACTGGACCTGGAGCGGGCGCTGCGCCGGATCGACTCCTCGGTGACGGTGCCGTACTGGGACTGGACCCGGGACCGCTCGACGACCTCCGTGCCCTGGACGAAGGATCTGCTCGGCGGCAACGGCCGGCGCTCCGACCGGCAGGTCATGACCGGTCCCTTCGCCTACGCGTCGGGTCACTGGACCATCAAGGAGGGCGTCACGGACGGCCGGTTCCTCGCCAGGGACCTGGGCCGCTCCGCCTCCCCCATCCAGTTGCCCACCAAGAAGGAGCTCCAGGGGGCGCTGGACGACCCGGTCTACGACGCCTGGCCCTGGAACTCGACGGTCCGCAAGGGCTTCCGCAACAAGCTGGAGGGCTGGGGGTCGGGTTCCGGCAGCGCGTCCTGGCACAACCACAACCGGGTGCACCGCTGGGTCGGCGGCGCGATGCTCGGCGGCGCCTCGGTCAACGACCCGGTGTTCTGGCTGCACCACGCCTTCCTGGACCTGCAGTGGTACCGCTGGCAGCGTGCCCACCGCAGCCACCGCTACCTGCCCGCCGAGCCGCCCGGCGCCCGCGACGAGCAGCACGAGCGGGTGGTGGCCCGGCATCAGAAACTCCCGCCGTGGAACGACACCCCGGACCAGCTCGAGGACATGAGCGGGATCTACCGCTACGCCTGAGAGACGAACGGGAGGGGGAAGAGGAGCAGGAAGGGCCCCGGCGCTCGGAGTGCCGGGGCCCTTCCTTTTCGTACGGCCGGATCAGTTGCCGTAGCCGCCGTCGTGGCTGGGGCCGGGGTTGCCCGGCATGCTGTCGCCACCGCTGTGGTTGAGGCAGTCGTCGCCGAAGGCGGGGTTCAGCAGGCCGACGACGTCGACCGTGTTGCCGCAGAGGTTGACCGGGACGTGGAGCGGAACCTGGACGGCATTGCCGGACAGCACGCCGGGCGAGCCGGCGGCCAGACCATGGGCACCCGCGTCGGCCAGAGCCAGCCCGGCCCCGCCGACCACCACGGCACCGGTGCCGAGGGCGACAACGGCTGACTTCGCGATGCGAGACATCACGTTCTCCTTTTGTTGCTCGGTAAGGCGCAGCAGCAGGCCAGCCACCGCACTCCCCGTTCAACGGCGGCACACGGACCTGGTCACGGTGATCGGCGGGGGATCACCCTTTCAACGGCAGCCGCCCGGCGGGAGGCCACACACCCGGCCCCGCACCCGGCGATATTCGGGGGCGGCGGGCCCGGGCGCTGACCTAGCCTCCGGCCATGGACACCGACAACCCTCCCGAGCCGGCCGAACGGTCCCGGCAGCTGATCGGTCTGCTCGCCGAGGAGCGGCGACTGCGGGCCTTCGCGGCCGTGGTGCTGGGCGCGGACAGCGCCGGGCAGGTCGCCGAGGCGGCCGGGCTCCCGGCGAAGGACACGGCCCTCGCGCTGCTCAGGCTGCGCGAGCAGGGCGCCGTGACAGACCGTCCGGACGGCGGACTCACCGTCTCCTACGGCCTGCTGCGCGAGCTGGCCCGCACCGAGCGGTCCTCGCGGCCGTCCGGGGACGCCGTTCTGGACACCTTCGTGCGCGGCGGCCGGCTCGTCCGGCTGCCCGCCCGGTGGACCCGCAAGAAGCAGGTGCTGCGGCACATCGCCGAGCGGAGCTTCGAGCCGGGCGTGGAGTACCCGGAGCGCGTGGTGAACGAACGGCTGCGGGGCTGGTGCGAGGACTCCGACGACACCGACCATGTGACGCTCCGCCGCTACCTGGTGGACCTGGGGCATCTGCGCCGCAGCGACGGCGTCTACACGCGCGTGGCGGCGTCCTGACGGGCGCTCAGGGCAGTCGCCGTACCGGGGAGCCGGCCAGGTAGGCCTGGATGTCCTCCACCGCCTGGCCGTAGTACGTCGTGTAGTTGGCCCGCGACACATAGCCGAGGTGGGGCGTGGCGAGCAGGCGGGGCGCGGTGCGCAGCGGGTGGCCGGCGGGCAGCGGCTCGACGTCGAAGACATCGACGCCGGCACCCGCGATCCGGCCCTCGTGGAGCGCCGCGAGCAGGGCCTCCTGATCGACGATGGCCGCGCGGGAGGTGTTGATCAGGAAGGCGGTCGGCTTCATCACCGCGAGTTCCGCGGCGCCGACCAGGCCCCGGGTGCGGTCGCCGAGGGCCAGGTGCACGGAGACGAAGTCGCTCTCCGCGAGCAACTCCTCCTTCGAGGCGGCCAGTTCGACGCCCTCCTCCTCGGCGCGCTCCTTGGTGAGGTTCTGGCTCCACGCGCTGACCCGCATGCCGAAGGCGAGCCCGACGCGCGCCACCCGGCTGCCGATCCGGCCGAGCCCGAGCAGGCCCAGCCGGCTGCCGTGCAGGTCGGTGCCGACGGTGGACTGCCAGGGGCCGCCCGCCCGTAGCGCGGTGCTCTCCTCGACGATGCCCCGGGCGAGACCCAGCAGCAGCGCCCAGGTCAGCTCGACCGGCGGGGTCCCCGAACTCGCCGTGCCGCAGACGGTGACGCCGTGCGCCTCGGCGGCGTCGTAGTCGATGACGCTGTTGCGCATGCCGGAGGCGACGAGCAGCTTCAGGCGGGGGAGGCGGGCGAGGAGGGAGCCGGGGAAGGGGACGCGTTCGCGCAGGGTGACGACGATGTCGAAGCCTGCGAGGGCCGCGGCGAGGGCGTCCTCCCCGTCCAGGTGCTCGCGCAGCGCGACCACCTCGACCCTGTCCTCGATCACCGACCAGTCGGCCATGCCGGTGGCCACGCCCTGGAAGTCGTCCAGCACCACACAACGCAGTCGCACGCGATCCCACCCCTCCGACGCTCCCGACGCTCCCGAGGGCGACTGTAACGGCAGGCCGGGGGCGCGCATCAGCGGGGGACCCGGCGCGCACGGAGAGCTCCGACCGGGTGATCTTCAGCCCCGGCCAACGATGCCGACCGGTCCGGGACACCGGCTTCGGCGTGTCGCGCGTCACCCATTCTGAGCAGCAAAAACGCCCTCCCATGGGGAGGGCGGAGACTGGCGCCCCCGGCAGGACTCGAACCTGCGGCCAAGCGCTTAGAAGGCGCATCTCCTGCTCGCCCGTGCTGGGCCGCTGACCTGGGTGTTCATACGGCTTGGCGACGCCGCGCCCACCGACTTCGACCCCCATTCGACACGCTGCCTCCGGACCATAGGGGCGGTCCTCAGTAGCTGGTCTACTGACCACCGGTCCCGCCCACCGGCGGGACCGAAGAAGCCCACGGCTCTGACCAGCTCAGACACTGTGGGTTTCTGTCGTTGTCGGTCGGTGTCGGGTGACCTCGGACGGCCCGGGGACGGCCCGGGATGAGCACCGCTTTACAAGTTCGATCCGAGCCTGCTCCGCCTACTGCCGTCGACCGGTGCGACGGTCGGGCACAGACGCTGGTGTATGCCCCCGTCCGGCGTCGTTGATGTCAGCCGTGGATGTCAGATGCCTGGAGTCGAAGCCCACGAAGATCAGCTGCCCCGGTCTAGCTGTTGCTGAGACAATCCTCAGCGACGCGAGAGGTGACCGCTTGCTCGTCGCTGCACGTCTCGGCTGTACGGCCCGGGGCCGGCGGGGACTACTCAGGACGCCGATCGCGCGCCACGCTCATACGGCCACCCGCGAGCCGCCTCTTTAGAGCTTTCCGCCGATCTCGCACGCGCGGCACGGGGGCTGGCCGCAGGTGCACTGCATGAGGGCGTCGATGACCCCGCGGTCGTGGTAGAGGCACTCGTCTTTGCAGGTGTGCCGCGGAATGAACCCCGCGGGGATCTCGCCGGGCCACGGCTCGTGGCCGTCCCTGCAGCGGGCGAACCGCTCGGGATCGGTGGAGTGCAGGTCGTGCATCTTCGACCGCGCTTCGTCCTCCAGATGCCGCACGCGTTCCGCCAGGCTCTTGAGCTCGGCGGCGATGCCAGCGTAGAGGTCGGTGCCGGTCCTCACGTGCGCGGCCCGCAGCGCCATCGCGGCGTTGCCGAGAAACCTGCTCGCGTCCTGGAGGTCGGTCACGTGATGCATCTGAATGCCGTTCACGCCACGGACCCATACAGCGTCCATGCTGCTCACTGATCCACCTCCGAGAAGGAAAAACCTTATTTAAGGACATTAAAGACCCGGGTTGCGCCAGTCCAGGGCTTGCAGGGTGAGTCGGCTCACAGGAGGTATGGGTGAGATGGATCTTCCTCCGTTCATCATCCACTTGACACGGAGATTTACGAGACGTCTCCTGGAAAGGACAAAGGAACGCGTCGGAGGCTGCTGATGGCAACCTACGAATATCGGTGCATCCGCTGCGGAACCTTCGATGTGAAGTTGCCGATCGGCACGGCACCCAAGTCCTCGGGCTGTCCCGTTTGCGGAGGCGCCGCACGGCGTGTGTATTCGGCCCCCTCTCTCGCACGAACCTCGAACGCGGTCGCCGCCGTCCATGCCCGCGAGGAGCAGTCCCGCGAGGCCCCGGAGGTGGTCTCCGAAGTGCCGCCCGGCAGGAGAGTGCGCAGACGACCGCACCCCGCGCTCTCGAAGTTGCCCCGTCCCTGAAGGACTTGGGAGGTGCGTCCTGTGGCGAACGTGGGACTGCTCTTCGTCGGTGCGGTGCTCTTCCTGAACGGACTGCTCCTCCTCAAAAAGGTCGATCCCCGCTCGGCAGCAGTTTTCAACCTTTTCGTCGGTGCACTCCAGGTGCTGACGCCGACGTACCTCATCTTCGCCGCCGACAACGACCCTAAGAAGATTTTGGCGGCGTCCGGGATTTATCTCTTCGGATTCACCTACCTCTACGTGGGAATCTGTCTCCTGGCCGGTATCGAAACCGATGGTGTCGGCTACTACTCGCTCTTTGTGGCAGTCGCCGCCCTGGGGTATTCGTTCGTCAATTTCCACCTCGCCAAGGACAACCCGTTCGGGGTGATCTGGCTCTACTGGGCGTTCCTGTGGTTTCTGTTCTTCCTACTGCTTGGCCTCAAGTTGGACAGGCTCGGCAGCTACGTCGGCTGGGTCACGGCGATCGAGGGCTGGGTCACCGGCGTGATCCCCGCCGCTCTGCTGCTCTCCGGCTACTGGAAACACCCCGACGAGACCGCCATCGCACTGGGCGTCTTCGCCGTCGTCGTCTTCGCGGCGCTGTGGCCGCTCACCCGCGCATCGCGGCAACCGGCGCCCGCCACCACAACGCCAGCCGGCCCGGGTGCATCCGTGTGACCGATTCAGAAGGACCAAGGAAGCCGTCATGCCTGAAGTCAAGTTCACAGTGGACCAGAGCAAGTCCATGCGCGATCAGACCGTCCCGGGACACAACAGGTGGCATCCGGATGTTCCGGTCGCAGCCATGGTCCACCCGGGGGACGAGTTCCGCCTCGAATGCCGCGAATGGACCGACGCGCAGATAGGCAACAACGACTCCGCCAACGACGTACGCGATGTCGACCTGAAGGCCACGCACATGCTTAGCGGGCCGATAGGCGTCGAAGGCGCGGAGCCGGGCGACCTGCTCGTCGTGGACATCCTCGACCTGGGGCCCGTACCGCAGCAGGTCGGGGCCGCACCCGGTCAGGGCTGGGGATACACCGGCGTCTTCGCCAAGGCCAACGGCGGAGGATTCCTGACCGACTACTTCCCGGACGCCTACAAGGCGATCTGGGACTTCCACGGTCAGCAGGCGGTGTCCAGGCACCTGCCCGGTGTCCGCTTCACCGGCATCACCCACCCCGGTCTCTTCGGCACCGCCCCCTCCGCGGACCTGCTGGCGAGCTGGAACAGGCGCGAGCAGGCGCTGATCGACACCGACCCCGACCGGATCCCCCCGCTGGGGCTCGCGCCCGATGCCGACGGGGGGCTCGCAGGAAAGGCAACCGGATCGGATGCCCAGCGCATCCTCGAGGAAGGAGCACGCACCGTTCCCGCACGGGAGAACGGCGGCAACCACGACATCAAGAACTTCACGCGCGGCGCCCGAGTCTTCTACCCCGTCCACGTCAACGACGCCAAGCTGTCAGGCGGTGACCTGCACTTCAGCCAGGGAGACGGGGAGATCACCTTCTGCGGCGCCATCGAGATGGGCGGCTACATCGACTTCCACGTCGACCTGATCAAGGGCGGCATGGAGAAGTACGGCATCAGCACCAACCCCGTCTTCATGCCGGGCAATGTCGAGCCGCGCTACTCGGAGTTCATGTCCTTCATCGGGATCTCCGTGGACCACGACACCAACACCAACTACTACATGGACGCGACGGTTGCCTTCCGCCGCGCCTGCCTCAACGCCGTCGAGTATTTGAAGAGGTTCGGCTACTCCGGAGAGCAGGCCTATCTGATCCTCGGCGCGGCCCCCATCGAGGGACGCATCAGCGGGATCGTGGACATTCCCAACGCCTGCTGCTCGCTGTACCTCCCCACCGCCATCTTCGATTTCGACGTCCGGCCCACCACCGCCGGCCCCACGACGGCCGACCGCGGCCAGTGCGCGGTCTCCACTGCCTGACTGGACACCGACGCTTGGCCGGACACCGGCCACAGGAGTTCAGCGGCTGGTGGCTCGCTGAGACTGGCGAGGCGCGGGGGAGGAGCGGATCCAGGGAAGGCGCTCGGTCCTGAGGGCGCGAGTCACCACTGCCGTCAAACCCTGCCGTCAAAGGCCCCGGACCATGATCGGTCCGGAGCCTTTTCCTTGTGCCCCCGGCAGGATTCGAACCTGCGACACCCGCTTTAGGTGCGAGGTTGGGGGACCCTGGGCTTGACCTGGGAATCCCTGTCTTGGGCGGCCTAGAGCCGTGCGCACCCTAGGGAACCTCGATTCCCCGTGAGTCCCCGACCGTTCTGGCACGGAAGTGGCACGCCGCGCGGCCTCCTCGATGCGAACTATGGGCAAGGTGGTCGCTGAGGTCGCCTCGGCTGGTGGCGCAGTTGGCTAGGGGCGAAGACGGCTGGCGCTGGTTGGTGGGGTTGCTGTACTTCGCTGCTGTACTGCGACGGTCCGGGGGCGCCGGCCGAGGAGTCTGGGGGCGGACCTCGGGCCCAGTAGCCGAAGAAGTGAAAGGCCGGGCCTCTGACCTGCGACCGTGCAATTGATCAACGCTGCGACCTGCGACTTAGCTGTCGGTGGTTCTCAGCGTTGGTCGTCGCTGAGCACCCCCGCACGGCCCGGAGACGGCCCGAGCGGGGGTGTCGTGCATGGCACCTGGATGCGAACTACGGGCACCAGGCTGTTGGATGTTCCCGCGCAGGTGACGGGGACGGTAACGGTCCAAGGCGGCTGCCTGTGGTCGGCACGGTCTCTGTACTTCCATGCTGTATCGCAGTCACCGTTTTGCGAGGGCCGTCCGGTAACGGCTTTCCCGGACGATGGACGTCCTAGTCGGGGTTGCCCCTACAGCGCGCTCGACACCAATGGGATGGGCTTCACCAACTGGTACAGCACCCCGCCGGTGGGCGACCCGTCGGGGTTGGTGCCTTGGGCCGGTGGCGGGAACTGAAGGAGACCCCCGACATTCAGACCCACTGGTTGAGGGTCCGCGAGAGGCGCGGCCGCCGAGGCATTGAAGGCGGTCACGCCGAGCCCGCCAGCAGCGAGAAGCGCGACAGCCGCAATCCGCGGGGTTTTGATCATTTGCGTCACTCGATCCTTTGCTGAGGTTTCTGGCACGCCATGCCCGACGGGAGGCGTTGCCTGCTCGCTATGTCAACGCGTCAGTCGTCCCCAGGTGACACCTCTGACGCTAGCCAGCGCCCCGCTTCGCGCTACGCGGTCGGTGGAGCGGCTTTGGGCTGGAGCTGCTTTGGCGCGAGTGATCATGGCCCCGTAAGCTCCCGGCGCGTCGGGCAGTCCGTGGACCTGCCCGCTAAAGCACGACGTCGGGGCCATGATCTGCGAGGCTCGCGCCAAAGTGGCTGCCTAAAGCCGTGGAGCCGACCGCCCCAGCCACGACGTGTTCTGACCTCATGCTCCGTGTGCCCGCCCGGAGGAGCGAAGCGACGACGGGTGCTTGATGAAGTAGGGAAAGTCTTATCCCTCGGTCCGTGCCTGCTCGGCTCGGTACTCATCGAGCAGGCTGAAGAACAGCTCGATCGCGGGTACGCCTGCTGCTTCCGCGTCACGTTCGATCTCGACTGGCCAGCCCAGGGCGCTGTGCTGGCCGCGACGCTGCTGGAGCCACTCTTCGAACGGGCCTCGGTTGTCGACGCCCCAGAAGGGGAAGTCGTCCTCGTGGACGCCGTGGACTTCCATTGCGACTCTGTAGCCGATCAGGATCGAGTCCAGGTGCTGGAGGGATCGGTGACGCACCCACATGCCAGGGCGTAGCCGTATCTCGTCGAGGAACGCGTAGACGCCCGTCAGTTCGGTGAGATGGCTGGGCTCTCTGGCCGCTGTGTTCTCCGCTGTCATGACCGTCCCCCTCCTGGCGAAGCAGGTGCCTGCCGTCGTGGCTGCGTACGTGCGGGCCGTCGTTGTCCAGAGCGTCCAGGAGACGGATGGCGAAGACTTCGGACATGCGCTCCGATACTTCTCGTGGCGTAAGCCAGTCCACGGCC of the Streptomyces sp. 1222.5 genome contains:
- a CDS encoding chaplin, which translates into the protein MSRIAKGLVLTSAAVAAVAGGAGVAAADSGAHGAAANSPGVLSGNAVQVPVHVPINVCGNTVDVIALLNPAFGNACYSD
- a CDS encoding DUF5949 family protein — encoded protein: MTSATSETRPFRAADLGTLVLLAWMARNEEGDGRTPCLLACSLGDGPDGPEAASAAVERLLGDVGLSIGGEPVDGTTRPGLKVSMLVVAGQIVLQLPNVSSQVTPPAEWVQAVEKLGYTYFMFTTRICPSTGPRRPVQGQELAVFAGSPETTDAAAHVFLPARGLRT
- a CDS encoding vitamin K epoxide reductase family protein, yielding MQRHAGGGRAFALLVVLTGAAGLLASWVITLDEFELLKNPAFVPGCSLNPVVSCGSVMKSDQASVFGFPNPMLGLVAYGIVVCVGVSLLAGARFPRWYWLVFEAGCLFGIGFVTWLQFESLYRIDALCLWCCLAWIATILLFWYVTSLCVRHGFLPAPAWLRTFFAEFTWVLPVLHIGVIGMLVLTRWWDFWTS
- a CDS encoding tyrosinase family oxidase copper chaperone; the encoded protein is MVIGAGGVAVGAEQQQVSGGAGRPSRREVTRGLIASAAALALAPVVAASRPVPVNEEPDGDSFDETYRGRLIQGFLVPTGGRKATDVEWQITIDGRPLHLMRRADGSWLSMVDHYTSYATPLEATRAAVDQIGPRQRLRDLAPGPVGGEHPGGHLHMAMGGRHGVRA
- a CDS encoding tyrosinase family protein, producing the protein MAYVRKNVRNLTATERRRFVDALLALKRRGEYDDFVRMHIHYYTADGEDGLRTAHMAPSFLPWHRRFVLDLERALRRIDSSVTVPYWDWTRDRSTTSVPWTKDLLGGNGRRSDRQVMTGPFAYASGHWTIKEGVTDGRFLARDLGRSASPIQLPTKKELQGALDDPVYDAWPWNSTVRKGFRNKLEGWGSGSGSASWHNHNRVHRWVGGAMLGGASVNDPVFWLHHAFLDLQWYRWQRAHRSHRYLPAEPPGARDEQHERVVARHQKLPPWNDTPDQLEDMSGIYRYA
- a CDS encoding chaplin, which codes for MSRIAKSAVVALGTGAVVVGGAGLALADAGAHGLAAGSPGVLSGNAVQVPLHVPVNLCGNTVDVVGLLNPAFGDDCLNHSGGDSMPGNPGPSHDGGYGN
- a CDS encoding DUF2087 domain-containing protein, whose translation is MDTDNPPEPAERSRQLIGLLAEERRLRAFAAVVLGADSAGQVAEAAGLPAKDTALALLRLREQGAVTDRPDGGLTVSYGLLRELARTERSSRPSGDAVLDTFVRGGRLVRLPARWTRKKQVLRHIAERSFEPGVEYPERVVNERLRGWCEDSDDTDHVTLRRYLVDLGHLRRSDGVYTRVAAS
- a CDS encoding D-2-hydroxyacid dehydrogenase family protein, with the protein product MRLRCVVLDDFQGVATGMADWSVIEDRVEVVALREHLDGEDALAAALAGFDIVVTLRERVPFPGSLLARLPRLKLLVASGMRNSVIDYDAAEAHGVTVCGTASSGTPPVELTWALLLGLARGIVEESTALRAGGPWQSTVGTDLHGSRLGLLGLGRIGSRVARVGLAFGMRVSAWSQNLTKERAEEEGVELAASKEELLAESDFVSVHLALGDRTRGLVGAAELAVMKPTAFLINTSRAAIVDQEALLAALHEGRIAGAGVDVFDVEPLPAGHPLRTAPRLLATPHLGYVSRANYTTYYGQAVEDIQAYLAGSPVRRLP
- a CDS encoding FmdB family zinc ribbon protein, coding for MATYEYRCIRCGTFDVKLPIGTAPKSSGCPVCGGAARRVYSAPSLARTSNAVAAVHAREEQSREAPEVVSEVPPGRRVRRRPHPALSKLPRP
- a CDS encoding AmiS/UreI family transporter — encoded protein: MANVGLLFVGAVLFLNGLLLLKKVDPRSAAVFNLFVGALQVLTPTYLIFAADNDPKKILAASGIYLFGFTYLYVGICLLAGIETDGVGYYSLFVAVAALGYSFVNFHLAKDNPFGVIWLYWAFLWFLFFLLLGLKLDRLGSYVGWVTAIEGWVTGVIPAALLLSGYWKHPDETAIALGVFAVVVFAALWPLTRASRQPAPATTTPAGPGASV